TTCTCTTATGGCTCCACGTTGAATGAAGAGTCCAaagctgagaaaattcttgatgaagtAAACAGAGGCCGTctttaataacagcaaaactatagcaaaacatcagtttacaaactctcacacaacttgtgcagtataatccatttctcatttatccagttgtatgctcagtacttcccaaacgcatgcatttttgctaaaaccttactgTTTAAAACACGAGTGGCGTGCctgggcatgtgtgtgtttgaggtctGCATGGGCAGAGTTCAAACACAGCACTTGCTCAGGTGCTtgttagttttgctgctgtcaaAGCTGGACCCCTATCACtttatcaagaattttctctatttttggattcttcattcactgtggagccatgcaagaaaaaaaaagtcttcttCACGATTTCAAGACGGCATGTAGTGAGAAATTGATATAAGGTTCctgcagatccttaaaaagtcccAAAGGGCACCGAATtcattaatgtaaaaataattaattgatattaaaatgtcCTATATCAATCCATCAAAGTCTTAAAATGCTCAGACATGGGAAGTACAATTTTATGAATCCTTTTTATCTGACATTGCTTTGTGAAATCTCAATGATTGGTTGcgtgtatttttttaatcagtttgtttttttatggaaTGCCTCTTGCATTAACGTCACACAGATCAGTATAGTTGAACCAACAACCCtcaaattttgtttttgggCTGGATGCTCAGAGCATATGGGCCACTGTCTGTTAGCTACCTGGCACCATACCGCAGACGACATGGAGAAGTGCACCTTCAATGAAAATTGGCTATTTTACTGGCCTTAACCTGTAGCAACCCtgaatatacaaatgatcacttTGTAGTCAAAGCATTCCTTTAGGTATATGTAATCGTCATAGTCATTGATCAGTCACCCCAGTTACAAGGACTTTGTCATTTTTGTCCCACATTAAGCTGTGACCTGTGTGTTGGAACAAAGGAAGACGTCTACTCGTATGTTGATAACCTTTATTTGTGCCATCACTGAAGGGCAAAGAGCACCAAGGATGACACCACTCAGCCTTTTCGCTCAGTAAATGTGATCCTCATGTGACTCACTCTTACATTTCCTTACGCTGAGATGCTGACAGTGTAGAAATCCTACTCCAGCCTGTCTCTGAAAGTAGTCCAGGACCTTCCACCTCCTTTGGTCTTGATAATTAAGGAATTGAGTAGTTGTGACTTTAATTATCTACATTGCTAAATCTTTTCCATGTGTCCACCAGTTTGGAGATCATTTCCACTGTGGCACTTTCCACTTTAACCCAGCGTACTTTATACTgcctccttctgtctgtctgtctgccctcGTAAACGTCTTATGCAATTCCTGTTTTTTGTTACAGTGATGGATGCAGTGAATGTTGACACAGCTGATCCAGTCAGTGGCAATTGGTACACTGACCGCAAGTTTACCATCTGTGTTACTGCATTTCTGATTATTCTTCCTCTCTCCATCCCCAAAGAGATTGGCTTTCAGAAATATGCGAGGTACAAAACTTTCACTCAGCTTATTTTCTCACTGAAgattaaaaacacttttctttgcACAATGATCAGATCTGAgttgttatttttcattttagcgCACTGAGTGTGATGGGAACCTGGTATGTGACCATCGTGGTCATCATTAAGTACATCTGGCCAAGTAAAAATATGACTCCGAGCCACATTCCTGACGGGTGAGCTCTGCACACACTTCATTATGCTACTCTTACCCTATGCAGCCAACAGCTTTTTCAGAACGTTTCAGTAATTATTTAAGCACTGTCCACCCACTCATTCATGCAGAAACATCTGCATCCTCGTCGTCATGCTTTGCTTGAGTGGCtaaattgttgtgtttgttacAGTTCTGCTTCCTGGACTGCAGTTTTCAATGCAATGCCCACCATTTGCTTTGGTTTCCAGGTATCTCTTCATTTGGTATCATTTGAGATCATAAAACTATATGCCTTTCTTGCAAACAGAAATTGATATAAATGCAATATTTTTGTCTCATCTTCTTTCTCCTGACGTCTCTCTGCAGTGCCACGTCAGCTGTGTGCCGGTGTTCAACAGCATGCGCAGAAAAGAGATTAAACCTTGGGGAATTGTGGTCACTTTTAGCATGATCATCTGCCTCTTCGTCTACACAGGGACAGGTATTGTTAAGCTGTGCACTTATTACTCATTAACCAGACCCAAGAGGAGTGTGCAGATTTTGTTGCAGTTTTCAGCTGTGATAgccgtggccggaggcattatgttttcgggttgtccatccatctattgcattcttgtgaacgtgatatcataagaacaccttgagggaatttcttcaaattttgcaaatttgcacaaacgTCTACTTTGACTCACCGTGACCTCacataacatgtttttggccataacttgaGAATGTATGCACTAATTCTTCATACGAATGTCAAacaggatataatgatgaagtggcgacattttattattcaaaaggtcaaaggtcagcttcacggtgacatcatcatgttctgcaaaaacacttttctggccattgttCAAtgccatatctcaggaacagaaggggagacatttggtcagatactgaattggttacactaatcttgggtgtccaccttgaaagtctgctgattgtatagatcttctgtgctgccaagGGGACAGtgggtgtgaagcatccatgttttcacagacattgatCCAAGCTGTAAGTGCAGCTTTACTTGGatcacagaggcataaaactgTGAGGTGTTAATTCCTCATTGTAAATCTGAATTCTCCAGGTGTAAATTCTGTGTGGGCCCCTATTACTTTGAAAACAGTCATTGTAAACTGTCTGTATTAGTGAGATATCTGTTTCAAAATCCCCACGTTATAACAGGCTCGAGATCATGTACTGTAGCCACTTAGATTGTTGTCTCGTCCCGTGGATCAGATATGAAGTTGTTCCTGATCTTTAACATGTCACCGGTCGGACTGTTTCAGAGTATTTACATGTCAGCTTAGATTATGCTGACAGCACAAGACACCTACTGTGGCACTGTTACGAGTCAGATGGCTCGACTTGCTGTCAATACTtaaaagtatttcactgctggaaagatggtgttttcataaaactgggctgtctatgtaGTAGAAAGGcgaaaatacttttgaaatcgGTGCTACGTGAccagaggaaagaggaaaaggctaaggcatttgcttttgctcttgTAGCTGGGAGATAAACAGGGAAAGCAGGGTGCTGGCAAGATGGAAGGAAATTTACCACAgatcatttacacacactacccacattgttatgatacaaagctgtttgaaaattggcaaactatccctttaaatgctTGTGATTCATCAGGTGTCTGTGGCTTCCTGACATTTGGCTCCAATGTCAGTCAGGATGTGTTGATGTCGTACCCTCCGGATGATATTGCTGTGGCCATCGCGAGAGCTTTTATTGTCATCTGTGTCATCACCTCCTACCCCATCTTACACTTCTGTGGCAGGTAAGATCCAGTGAAAATatgcatgttttatttccacGCTTCTGGTCTCACTGTTGTTAGGATTTTTTTCATTGCACACGCCTAAAAAGACTGTTGTGTAATGAATATTTCCACTTATACTGCAGAGATGTGTAGCTACAGCCTCACGTTACCTTATGCCTACCATACATTAGAGGACATTGCAAAGGCTctgaaaatactttaaaaagactaaagtctgacaccctctcataTCTAAATTTAGTCACAGACTAAAAGATTTTTCAAATATGTGGGATCTTGCAGtgtcactatttgcaagactacaactagatgCCTTTTGAGGTTATTTCAGTACACAGTGAGATAAACAGATTTAATAAAGAGCACTGGTATTGGATCAGCCCTGTAAGTACTACAACATGGGATCAGTGCATCCCCAGTGTGTGTGACAAAAACAGCTGTACTGATTTTACAGTTGATGTAGCATTTCCTCACTGCGCTCTGGTGTAATCATGTGACCTTCCAGGGCAGTCATAGAAGGACTTTGGCTGCGTTTTCAAGGCGAGcaggtggaggtgtgtgtgcgccgtgagcagaggaggagaatccTGCAGACACTGGTGTGGTTTACTGTCACCCTTGTCCTCGCCCTCTTCATCCCAGATATTGGTCGGGTGATCTCGCTGATCGGAGGATTGGCAGCCTGCTTTATCTTTGTCTTCCCAGGTAACACTTCCCTCACAGTTTGCAAGATTTCAGATTTCTGCATATGTCTAATGTCGCACTGAACTGTCCGTCCAATGTCTCTTTAACTTGACAGGTTTGTGTTTGATGCAAGCCAAGCTGTCAGAGACAGATAGCCGAACTGCAAGGTGAGATGCTGCTTACTCCCAGTGTGGGGGAGGAGTTAACTACATGTAGTTCAGTTACTAGTTAAACCACGATTAGCATAGTTGGGTGGCAGTTTAACTTCATTGAAGTCTGAGTAGCTTTTTCAATTCTTTACTACTGTGAGTCATGTAGTTTGTTTAGTTAAGTTAATTATAGACTACATATTTATAGTATTCTCATGAAGTTTTTTGCCATACAGTATGATACAATGCTACAGCTTTTTGGTCACAGTTGTCATTTCATGACAATCAGTTGCCACGTAACTAAAGTTGACTGAATACTATGCATTCCCCTAAAGGTTTAGCATTTTGCCTGATTCCACTCCAACTATTGCTCCCTATCCTCTCCATAAAACACGTCCTTGGGCAGCTGAGGGGAGGATTGACCTGTCCTGGTCCCTAAATCAAACACACCGACACTTTGCTCACTTCTTTGTCAGTTCAGTTGCACCTTTATGTAACAATATGAGATTTCATTACATCATGATTATTTCCCGTGATGTAGTTGAACTACTTTTCCAATCTAATCTGACTTCAGCAAGCTAAAAAAATTTGGGAGTAGTTACAATGTAGATTAACCACTTTTCATTGGCAAGTAGCTGATATTTTGGTAAACTTTGGTTTTCATGTAGCTTCCTGGATGCTGCTTATTCCTGGATGTCTTTCAGTTTCTTCTAAACTGATTAGATTGTAGTGCACAGCAGAGCAACAAGGCCATTAGCTGTAACCCCACAAGAGGCCTTAGAGTGTGAAGTTTGCGCTCTCTTTAACTGGAGTGGTCCTTGAGTGCTGCATTGTGGCTGCCCCTTTGCTACTATACAGTAAGGAGGGGTCAAACACAGAGGATAATTTCTTAACAGGGATTAATGGAGATGCATTATCATACTTTGGCCATTTGGGTGCTGAAAACCATCAAAACAAGCTACCACAATATCACCAGCTTATGGAGTTGTCATGTTTATCCAAACAACTGACTGTAAGACATTCAGCAGACAAATTAACGTAGCTCTCgtagagctgcaatgataaattgattgattagaaaattaatctgcaactattttgatattaAATCAATTGTTTGAAGCATTTCTTGGGCAAAAATGCCTAATGTTCTCTGGCTCCAGTTTTATAACAGCGTAAACTCTATATTGTTGAGTTTTGGTTAGTTGTTggaataatcagcagattaattaataatgaaaatgttaGTTACTGCCCTAAAAGAAACTTAAACACTTGAATCTGCACAGTTGggtgttgttttttgtaattttggcTCTATCactgaaaatatgtttcatGCAGATTAAAGTAAACTTATGTCCTTGATGAGAAAGCTTCTTTAACGTCGGTCTCTCTGTTACAGTTGGCATGGATTGGTGATCTTCGGTGTTGTCATGGTTACGATTGGAGCTTTCATCTTTGGTCTCACCACGTCCAACTCCATCTATAAAGACATTGTCAGCTAAAAGGAACAGATTTATCAGCAGTGTTtaagatggggggggggggggcggggcgGGGCGTAGTCCTGTGCTGCTATACTGAACTATGATGGAGAAGCATCTCATGACACTCATTTTACAAAATCAACTCCGGCATGTCACACCCCTGCCCCATACTGAGTTAAAGCTCCACAGCTCTGTACTCAGTCAGGTAGTAGTCAGAGCCACCCCACAATGCCAAATGACTTCAGACACTTTGCCTTTTATTTAATGTACAGTTTAATTTGCATGTTTTTACGATGGTTTTAACTTGCAGTGAAAACCGTTTGACTGTTCAGGGGCACCGAGGGGCCTCCCCCATCTCTGGATCCGGTATGGGTGACACATTACTGTCCTGTTTACAAGAGCCAAAGGACTTTGTATAAAAAGGTCTACGATCAAATTGATTTTAACAATGAAATTGTaccaatttgtgtattttaactTGCATGTCAAAGTAAATGATTCTTATTGAAAAAGACATGCAGTGGTTTTCAGGTCTCATCCAGGTCCAGACTATGTTGCCACTGCTGATAGTTTGACCACAAATTAATAACTCAGTCTCAAATGGAATATTCAAGTGAGTGATACAATTGCACGCAAAATCATTAATGAGTGTTGGACAGTTCAAATCTTACTGATTTGTTAACTTTCAGTCAGTACCTCCTAAACGAGCTGGAAAAAGTGAGCTGTTCAACTGTTTGGGCAATGAACGCTAACTGTATTTATGGTTGCAATGATATCAGTATTTTAATGGTAcaataactgtctcagaaaatatcattcTCATGGTGTCACTGTATATGGTATTATCATTATAATCAGTTATGATTATAAATtataaaaggaataaaaacacGGGATTGTTTTGgttgaaaaacacttttaacaCTTTATTATAGTTTAAAATTGAAACCTTTTTTAATGGaagtctgaaaaatgtctgaCAGGCAGTtgaggaggaaaggagatgTTCACCACAGGTTAGATAGTCTGTGTGGCATCCATCAGTTTTCATACCATGGTATACGGTAAATCAGTTAACCGCTGCAACCCTAATTGGACTTatgaggggttttttttaaatatattttctaaagTTAGCAGTATGATGATCATTTTTAATTGGCTTTGGGGTGAAATCATATTTTTTGTGCTGTTGCTGTACAAAGTTACATTCATTTAAGTCTGAAGGCCGTTAAAAAGGCCAGTCAGTTAAATGTGCAGAACAGTTAATGGGTTAAAAGGCAGCTATGTGCCTCCCCAAACACTGCACAGACCTGCAGAGTGCCCAAGCAGAGCACCACCTCCACAGTGAGGATATGAAAAGTCAAACTCCTCCAAGAGTGCCGGTTCCTCACAGAGTGTGTTTCAAAATGATACTGTCTTTATGAATGTATGAAAAGAACAGATGTAACAAACTACACAGAATTCAGTTTGCACATAATTTCCTAAAAACAGCTGGACTTGTTAATGAGGCTACAGACAGCTTCACTGTCAGTGAGGACAAGCCAACCAGTCAAACCGGGTGTGAAGTTTTATCTACTTGAATCACAAGACTGCAGACTTTGTTTTGAGCTTGAGTATGAGAGGTTAGACATAATCTCTCTTTTTAAAACCTAAAACTAAAGTGTGAGCATTTGTTTTATATGCCCCAATGTTCAAGACCTGGTCTATTCAACACTAATTTAAGATGTTTATAATACATGACAATTAAGTtgcattaaaggtatactatgcaggattgtctgtcactgcttgtgaacATGCTGGcctgtgaaagtgaaagtaaaagcgaaccccagattcactctcgtttggCATTCACCTCCCTATGTTTTGCTTTTTGCCTGCTGCTtccagtctggcacctggttgctaccattttataaagtcccaacctcacctgagtgctgtggggtAACAAGCCCATAAACACCCTGAACACAGAAAAgtaaaatacaggcagagggcagagactctgcagaaaaatacacgcCACACGCTTCTAATGGTTCACAAGTGATGAGCGAGAGGGATTGtttctatacattgtttttcagaaaatcctgcatagtgtatCTTTAAATAATTTCATTACACGTAATTGTTTTTTCAACCGAGCTTCAGACGCAGCTGATGTACATTTAAAATAAGGAATGTGTTCAGAGGTTACAATGAAGTGGTAATCAAGACCTATCCGAGTGGATTTAATTCCtggttttacatttatttaattaaggACATTAAGGACAGTAAAGGTAAAagggattttttattttttttactctgctCATGGAAGATCAATTACATTGTGTTAGTCATACTGTTAGACTGGATATATTTACAGTATACTTTAAGGAAGGGAAAGAAACCACAGTCATAACAGGAATGCTGTCTGTGGCCATTACGAAACTggttattattttgttaatgtCTTGAAATCACTGTTGCAATacaaattgtttttatgtttttttttggtgtttgtgttgaagcatttgtgtcaaatgtttattttttttcttatctttttgGTGCTACAGACAAGAGTTAATGTGGTCATGAGTGAATGTCAGGTGCATTTATGGTTTCTGTCACTGATTTACTGTGTTTTCAGGCTGAGGATGTACAAGGCATTTGTTAATCAGAAATCGTGTGTCCCTGTTGTCTCGTACAGAAAGCTGACTTGCACACATGAAGTTCATGGCAAGTTTTATTGAAAGTAACAGAGCACTCTGTGATGCTCCAATAAATTAACTACAATCAAGGAATGTGAATAAATCTGACAATCCAAGTGTCACTGgctgtttaaaacatttaataaagagACAAACGCAAGTGAAGTTGCAGTTTTGATCGAGACAGTTTGAGCATCAATTAAGATTAGAACAATCACCATGTATTACACACATACAATGAAAACACCAAGACTCAGCTTTACATCAGTGCCACAGGAAAAAGCCTCCATTGATCATATTAAGTGCAGTCTTAAGTATCTGGAGAAGGACAGTGTCTGTTGGCTTTTTGTTTTGCACattaaatatgaaatgaaacTGAGGTCAAAGTTCTGACTTTATGAAGGGGTTTCACTTCTACTTGGGGTGAACAGTGAAGGATTTGTGCCTTGTTTTATACACATGTAGTTCCCCAGTTTCAGGACAATGCAGTAGCACAAACAAGACGACAAGGCCACCAAAACTTTAAGGCTAAACAGAAAGTCGTTAACAGGCCACATCACTCAGAACCTCCATCTAACTGAGCAGGGGCTTTTTACTTACTGAAAACCAGACTTAAGGCACATGttccacatttaaaatgaaGATACTGTATAAAAAGGGTTCCTACATATAAGCCCAATATAGATGCCAACATCCTCAAACGTTGTACTTCAATTGTTCACTTTCAAATCTGATCTAAAGCCAACAACAAATAGTATGTCTCTCTCCAAACACTCAGATTTCACTGAAGGTCATTCATTAACAAAACAGAGGATAAGAATAAGTTCCCTCACAGTCCCTTTACCTCCAAACTCATCTTCCCTGAGAAAAAAATGTACCATCTAACAAGTGATGAGTGCAGGTATATCCCATACAGCAGTCTCCATCATGGCTCAGTATGAGCCATTTGTTAGGAAAGACTGGAACATGTGGAAAGCTGGACCCGGAGCCCACTGAGGAACCATGTGACCTGCACCctgaaacacagaggacagtggtattTCACTGCAATGCAACCATATCTCACACGTGAAAAGGGGCAACCATGCTTCTAATTAGACACTAAACATCACGCTGGTGGTTACCTTGACTGTCAGGAAAGTGATGTTTCCGAACTGTTGGTAGAAACCAGCAATCTGGTCATCATAAAGCCAGGTCTTGTACCTAGTGGTTGCCTGAGAAAAACAAGAGGTGCGTCTGGTTGTAGTTTGAGGGGAggaaaaaatgtgtgtttttattattccCAAAATGAAAGTTCTTACCTTCATGCCAAGGTCTTCCACAAACCACTGGTCTCCCAGGAAGTTGCAGGCCATGTCAGTGTCTCCGTTGTAGACGAGCGCCCTCAGGCCCAGAGAGAGCAGCTTTAGATACACCTCCTTCACTGTTGGGTACAGGTTGGTGTAGTGCTCCCCAACGACATCACTCcgatgaaattaaaaaaaaaacaataatttattataatcattatcaACATGCCCCTGACGTCCTATCTAACCCACACAGAAAAGAGGGAAAAGGCTTCAGATATGAATTACCATCACTCTAATTTCAAaattttaaggtccagtgtgtaagatttaggggcatTAGTGGTGTCAAGCAGTgtggattgcagattgcaaacaGCTccaacttctcccagttagattTCCCCCAGTGTTGATTGTTGATCGGGAGCTgagttatctgcagaggtctcctcctctccaaaacaaaaacagaccagctgattgcaaccagctaCAGTGGCATGGCTAAAACATGAAGGTCCAGTGCAGTGTGTAGGGCCACCGAACGGCTCCTCTGCGGCAAGAGCGTCAGAAGaacatgaagctgctttatttcGCGTCtctactggtttaaatcaactTGTATGTCTGTTTTAACAATAGAGGAGAcccctgcagataatttggctcctgctTAAAAGccttctgaacaatgaacactgagggaattctaattcaggagaagtttcagttggttaaAATGTGCAATCTTCACTTCTACACACTACTAGATCTCCCAAAATCTTAATGGGGACCAATACTTTCAATAAGGAGCTAGTGATACACTGGAATCACAGCTCCCTTCTGATAAAATTCACGGTGGCATCACATTCATTATTTAGCTGTTACACACCTGCAGATGTCCCAGGGTGGCAGTGTATCTGGAATGTGTAAAGCTTTCCTCACGTCGCCTCTGTTCAGCCAGTTCATCTGAGCCGTACTGTTGATGCAGGGAGGGACTTCAcccagagacacagaggagggTGTTCCATCTGAAACCTTTATTTAAGATTTTTATCATTAAAGCTACGACACATTAAGAAGAATTTGAAGCACAGGCACATGGGCAAACAAAACACTCACCTCGTGGATGTGAGAGTGTTTTCTGTACTTCCTAAACAGGTGAGTCATGGTCCTCTCGTAGCTTCTGTAGGACCTTCTGCCACCCTCACAATCCAAGTAAAGGGCATACTCATTGAGTCCGCTGTTATACACAATGCCAAAGGCCACCATCACCTGAAGGGAGACAAGGACAAAGTCAAATCTAAACGAGTCATCCAGTAGTACCAAACATGCCCAGCTGAATATTGAAGAAACAGTGCACACATACCAGAGTCGTGCACATGTCTGAACTGGAGTTGTAGAAGTTGCAGGTTCCCTTGTCACAGCAATTTATGTTCAGGTCACGCCACAAACTGCACATAAAACATCGTGTCAAATGACAACCACTGCATCAGCTGCATTTGAGTGATTTATAACCTCTGTTAGTAGCTAGGGACCGTCCCTATATCACCTGTTACACTGAATTCTCTGGCAGAATTAAAAACGTTTGTGTGTCATTTCATACTGAAGGTTATATGTGCATCATTGCTGACTGAACCAGGGTAACACTAACATCTGATGACATTGCTTTTTGACTTTATTCCCTCAAAGTAAACAAACTTCCTCTACAGCAAAGTGCCACTTACTCTTCTCCAAAGAGTCCGTGGTAGTAACCAAAGTAGATCAGAGACTGGTCATTGAGAGCAAAGCTGCTGAGGCCATTTCCCACTGCAAAGCCCTGAAAAGAAACACATGTTCAAGATAAATACTACAAGTTAAAACTTCACTTCTGTTTAACTGCAAATGTCTTTTCTGAGTTTCACAAAATAACATCTcttccttcatgaaactgcattctgctggtggtggtgctgaTACTGAGCAGTTGATGGTGCTATTGAGCTAAACGTCTGAGGCTGAAGGGAAGTTTAAGTAGTCAGATCTATTACTTAAGAGTTGCAacaacagtgtagaaatactgttacaagtaaaaggcaaacaaacattcacaTACAAAAGCATTAAAATACTTGAAGCACCAAAAGTTAAATTGTTTgtaatacagaaataaaacctAATCTAAATAATCTGGAATCTGTCTGAttaaatgatcagataaatgtagtggagtaaaaaagtacaatattttcctctgaaacATAGAAAGTACAGAGTTTCAGAAAATTTAAATACTCTAATTAAAGTACCTAAAAACTGTATGTACTTAAGTATACTTGGTTGCCTTCCACCACTGGGTGCATGAAACATCTCACCTTGAAGTTGATTTTGGCGGTTCCAGTAGCCACGCGCAGGCTGAGTGTTGGTGCATAAATTCCACCGTAACTTTCGCCAAAGATGAAGAACTCATTCTGAGTGAAGTTTGGGAACTTGGTGAAGAAACTCTGCAGGGCTTTGTAGTTATCATCAGCGACCTAAGAGAAGAACACATGAAACGGAAAGCCCTTCTTCACATTTCAAAGTGAGCCTGTCAGTTACTGAACTCACCTGGTCATCATCGGTGGTGTATTTCTGGTCATCAG
The Epinephelus lanceolatus isolate andai-2023 chromosome 2, ASM4190304v1, whole genome shotgun sequence DNA segment above includes these coding regions:
- the slc38a7 gene encoding sodium-coupled neutral amino acid transporter 7, whose product is MAINTDVEDWGAVGSNDSGERAWLLQSPSVDSVRHLETDTDRSGGVSSWAAVFIVVNAALGAGLLNFPAAFSMAGGVTAGVMLQMFMLIFIISGLVILGYCSQVSNESTYQEVVRATCGKVTGVLCEVAIAVYTFGTCIAFFIVIGDQLDRLMDAVNVDTADPVSGNWYTDRKFTICVTAFLIILPLSIPKEIGFQKYASALSVMGTWYVTIVVIIKYIWPSKNMTPSHIPDGSASWTAVFNAMPTICFGFQCHVSCVPVFNSMRRKEIKPWGIVVTFSMIICLFVYTGTGVCGFLTFGSNVSQDVLMSYPPDDIAVAIARAFIVICVITSYPILHFCGRAVIEGLWLRFQGEQVEVCVRREQRRRILQTLVWFTVTLVLALFIPDIGRVISLIGGLAACFIFVFPGLCLMQAKLSETDSRTASWHGLVIFGVVMVTIGAFIFGLTTSNSIYKDIVS
- the LOC117254112 gene encoding lysosomal protective protein; this translates as MSAGGLLVCLLAVFQLGSRAQYAPDEVTHLPGMAFKPNYRQWSGYLQARPGKFLHYWFVTSQRDPVKDPLVLWLNGGPGCSSLDGFLSENGPFHVNDNGATLYENNFSWNKIANVLYLESPAGVGYSYSDDQKYTTDDDQVADDNYKALQSFFTKFPNFTQNEFFIFGESYGGIYAPTLSLRVATGTAKINFKGFAVGNGLSSFALNDQSLIYFGYYHGLFGEDLWRDLNINCCDKGTCNFYNSSSDMCTTLVMVAFGIVYNSGLNEYALYLDCEGGRRSYRSYERTMTHLFRKYRKHSHIHEVSDGTPSSVSLGEVPPCINSTAQMNWLNRGDVRKALHIPDTLPPWDICSDVVGEHYTNLYPTVKEVYLKLLSLGLRALVYNGDTDMACNFLGDQWFVEDLGMKATTRYKTWLYDDQIAGFYQQFGNITFLTVKGAGHMVPQWAPGPAFHMFQSFLTNGSY